A genomic stretch from Halopiger aswanensis includes:
- a CDS encoding 4Fe-4S dicluster domain-containing protein gives MATVDNWQLGREVEYPYEGARPDDQWAAVFDLNKCIACQTCTLACKTTWTHEEGQEHMFWNNVETKPYGSHPVGWDQRTLEELGAGEWADDGTYEGDTIFEAEDVDWDDPENHPQESQSARDDIAGFMPGPDDWRYPNLGEDEIAGDTMESIDHFDEETHPVWFFYLPRICNHCTYAACAGSCPVPAIYKREEDGVVLIDEDSCQAFQQCNEACPYKKSIFNLAESVSQKCIGCYTKTEQGKVPQCFENCLGKIRLHGYINPPEEADDTDPTEEPTNPLDFVVHQKELAKPLYPQFGLEPNVYYVPPITAATDYLTQLFGPGVEDAIETYRAMRNGEEPELEGLFKLMGSTEWSLTAFEIDGDEAVGYYEGDEVGRVPITEPTAERNRYDEDQEVYRLDIT, from the coding sequence ATGGCAACAGTAGACAACTGGCAACTCGGCCGCGAGGTGGAATACCCCTACGAGGGGGCCCGGCCCGACGATCAGTGGGCGGCCGTCTTCGACCTGAACAAGTGTATCGCGTGCCAGACGTGTACCCTGGCCTGCAAGACCACGTGGACCCACGAGGAGGGCCAGGAGCACATGTTCTGGAACAACGTCGAAACCAAACCCTACGGCTCCCACCCCGTCGGCTGGGACCAGCGCACCCTCGAGGAGCTCGGAGCCGGCGAGTGGGCCGACGACGGCACCTACGAGGGCGATACGATCTTCGAAGCGGAAGACGTCGACTGGGACGACCCCGAGAACCACCCGCAGGAGAGCCAGAGCGCGCGCGACGACATCGCGGGGTTCATGCCGGGCCCCGACGACTGGCGCTACCCGAACTTGGGCGAGGACGAGATCGCGGGCGACACGATGGAGTCGATCGACCACTTCGACGAGGAGACCCACCCGGTGTGGTTCTTCTACCTCCCGCGGATCTGTAACCACTGTACGTACGCCGCCTGCGCCGGCTCCTGTCCGGTGCCGGCCATCTACAAGCGCGAGGAGGACGGGGTCGTCCTCATCGACGAGGACTCCTGCCAAGCGTTCCAGCAGTGTAACGAGGCCTGCCCGTACAAGAAGTCGATCTTCAACCTCGCCGAGAGCGTCTCCCAGAAGTGCATCGGCTGTTACACCAAAACCGAGCAGGGGAAAGTCCCGCAGTGCTTCGAGAACTGCCTCGGGAAGATCCGCCTCCACGGCTACATCAACCCGCCCGAGGAAGCCGACGACACCGATCCGACCGAAGAGCCGACGAACCCGCTCGACTTCGTCGTCCACCAGAAGGAACTGGCGAAGCCGCTGTACCCGCAGTTCGGCCTCGAGCCGAACGTCTACTACGTGCCGCCGATCACGGCCGCGACGGACTACCTCACTCAGCTGTTCGGCCCCGGCGTCGAGGACGCCATCGAGACCTACCGGGCGATGCGCAACGGCGAGGAACCCGAACTCGAGGGACTGTTCAAGCTGATGGGGTCGACCGAGTGGTCGCTGACGGCCTTCGAGATCGACGGCGACGAGGCGGTCGGGTACTACGAGGGCGACGAGGTCGGCCGCGTGCCGATCACCGAGCCGACGGCCGAACGGAACCGCTACGACGAGGACCAGGAGGTCTACCGACTCGACATCACGTAA
- a CDS encoding lactate 2-monooxygenase, whose amino-acid sequence MADDPSYGRERLVDVYTEGMLADRRPTVPPRFEDLEAAAREALEPAAYAYVAGSAGAERTDRENQEAFSRWRIVPRMLRDVDERDCSVELFGERYPAPVALAPIGVQSILHEDAELGSARAAADLGLPFVQSSAATEPLEDVAAAADGPAWFQLYWSSNRELTRSFVERAEAAGYEALVVTVDTPVISWRERDVEHGYLPFLDGEGVGNYFTDPVFEELLGAPPEENRDAAVMQFVDVFGDASLTWADLEWLRGVTDLPILVKGIVHPEDAALAVDAGADGVIVSNHGGRQVDNALPAIEALPQVVDRLADEGYGDVPVLFDSGIRRGADAVVALALGAEMVLLGRPYVYGLAVDGEDGVREVCRNFLADLDLTMGLSGQASVDDLDRSLLVER is encoded by the coding sequence ATGGCTGATGACCCGTCTTACGGGCGCGAGCGACTCGTCGACGTCTACACGGAAGGGATGCTGGCCGACCGGCGCCCCACGGTGCCGCCGCGCTTCGAGGACCTCGAGGCGGCCGCCCGCGAGGCGCTCGAGCCGGCGGCCTACGCCTACGTCGCGGGAAGCGCGGGCGCGGAACGGACCGATCGCGAGAATCAGGAGGCGTTCTCTCGGTGGCGCATCGTCCCGCGGATGTTACGCGATGTCGACGAGCGCGACTGCTCCGTCGAGCTGTTCGGCGAGCGCTACCCCGCGCCGGTCGCGCTGGCGCCGATCGGCGTCCAGTCGATCCTCCACGAAGACGCGGAGCTGGGTTCGGCCCGCGCCGCGGCCGACCTCGGGCTCCCCTTCGTCCAGAGTTCGGCCGCGACCGAACCGCTCGAGGACGTCGCCGCGGCTGCCGACGGCCCGGCGTGGTTCCAGCTCTACTGGAGCTCGAACCGCGAGCTTACGCGGAGTTTCGTCGAGCGCGCCGAGGCGGCGGGGTACGAGGCGCTGGTCGTGACCGTCGACACGCCGGTGATTAGCTGGCGCGAACGCGACGTCGAGCACGGGTACCTGCCGTTCCTTGACGGCGAGGGCGTCGGGAACTACTTCACGGATCCGGTGTTCGAGGAGTTGCTGGGCGCGCCGCCCGAAGAAAACCGGGACGCCGCAGTCATGCAGTTCGTCGACGTCTTCGGCGACGCCTCGCTCACCTGGGCCGACCTCGAGTGGCTCCGCGGCGTGACCGACCTGCCGATCCTGGTTAAGGGGATCGTCCATCCCGAGGACGCCGCGCTCGCCGTCGACGCCGGCGCGGACGGCGTGATCGTCTCGAACCACGGCGGCCGACAGGTCGACAACGCGCTCCCTGCCATCGAGGCGCTGCCGCAGGTTGTCGATCGCCTCGCGGACGAGGGATACGGCGACGTTCCGGTGTTGTTCGACAGCGGGATCAGACGCGGCGCGGATGCGGTCGTCGCGCTGGCGCTCGGCGCCGAGATGGTGCTGCTCGGCCGGCCCTACGTCTACGGGCTCGCGGTCGACGGCGAGGACGGCGTCCGCGAGGTCTGTCGGAACTTCCTCGCCGATCTCGATCTGACGATGGGGCTGTCGGGGCAGGCGTCGGTCGACGACCTCGATCGATCGCTGCTGGTCGAGCGCTGA
- the rpoA2 gene encoding DNA-directed RNA polymerase subunit A'' produces the protein MTEVDYDVSDDMIAVVEDTDLPRRLKDNVYEELEGRTDATVEDADELAKAVESRYVDTRVDPLDPVGTVSAQSIGEPGTQLTMNTFHYAGVAEIDVTQGLPRLIELVDARKTPDTPMMTVYLEDEYATEREKAHEVVWNIEATKILALGDVSTNVADMRVQISLNQDTLRERMIEPEEVAEIIEDNLGVQTVQQGTEIQFGPEEPSYRDLLQLVEELRDITFKGIEDISRVVIRREEMDDGSEEFVLYTEGSAFGDVLEIEGVDASRTTCNNIHEIHRNLGIEAAREAIIEETNNTLAEQGLDDVNVRHLMLVADIMTNRGEIESIGRHGISGSKDSVLARAAFEVTVNHLLNAAIHGEVDKLEGVTENVIVGKPIKLGTGDVDLRMGSTAPKSGTGSGSGSETQAD, from the coding sequence ATGACTGAGGTCGACTACGACGTCAGCGACGACATGATCGCCGTCGTCGAGGACACCGACCTCCCCCGCCGGCTCAAGGACAACGTCTACGAGGAACTCGAGGGACGCACGGACGCGACCGTCGAGGACGCCGACGAACTCGCGAAGGCGGTCGAGTCTCGCTACGTCGACACGCGCGTCGACCCGCTCGACCCCGTCGGCACCGTCTCGGCCCAGTCGATCGGCGAACCCGGCACCCAGCTGACGATGAACACGTTCCACTACGCGGGTGTCGCGGAGATCGACGTGACTCAGGGGCTGCCGCGGCTGATCGAACTGGTCGACGCCCGGAAAACCCCGGACACGCCGATGATGACGGTCTACCTCGAGGACGAGTACGCCACCGAGCGCGAGAAAGCCCACGAGGTCGTCTGGAACATCGAGGCGACGAAGATCCTCGCGCTGGGTGACGTTTCGACCAACGTCGCGGACATGCGCGTCCAGATCTCGCTCAACCAGGACACGCTGCGCGAGCGCATGATCGAACCCGAGGAGGTCGCCGAGATCATCGAGGACAACCTCGGCGTCCAGACGGTCCAGCAGGGCACCGAGATCCAGTTCGGCCCCGAAGAACCGTCTTACCGCGACCTCCTGCAACTCGTGGAGGAACTGCGCGACATCACGTTCAAGGGCATCGAGGACATCTCGCGGGTCGTCATCCGCCGCGAGGAGATGGACGACGGCAGCGAGGAGTTCGTCCTCTACACCGAGGGGTCTGCCTTCGGCGACGTCCTCGAGATCGAGGGCGTCGACGCCTCCCGGACCACGTGTAACAACATCCACGAGATCCACCGCAACCTCGGCATCGAGGCCGCCCGCGAGGCCATCATCGAGGAGACCAACAACACGCTGGCCGAGCAGGGGCTCGACGACGTCAACGTCCGCCACCTGATGCTGGTCGCGGACATCATGACCAACCGCGGCGAGATCGAGTCGATCGGCCGCCACGGCATCTCCGGCTCGAAGGACTCCGTCCTCGCACGCGCCGCGTTCGAGGTCACGGTCAACCACCTGCTCAACGCCGCCATCCACGGCGAAGTCGACAAACTCGAGGGTGTCACCGAGAACGTCATCGTCGGCAAACCGATCAAGCTCGGGACCGGCGACGTCGACCTCCGGATGGGGTCGACCGCGCCCAAGAGCGGGACCGGCAGCGGCAGCGGCAGCGAGACGCAGGCCGACTAA
- a CDS encoding TorD/DmsD family molecular chaperone yields MSEHANTILGGPPSAGGADGSDDGTDESPPADDRSPAVATEPPGDLETAVHRSRLYSLCSLGFDRPGDDFAAAREAGAYDEDLCESAAAIGEDVAAAAAAVADALEDADHRTLHDQWASLFGVEEGVTVSPYELTYLPGPLMTNVRRLADISGFYEAFDLDIAEGKTDRGDHVCFLAEFLSHLSHREAALRLEGDDEGVAVVVDARRSFLEDHLGRWYWRFADEVGAHDDGEPAVYAALAELLAALVEREVERLDLEPDWVPDDPQVTEWNEDVFGDTGRGCGGCGVDAGGPGPSPSPSDVESDRVLGKGSNPDLDPGPVSDVGKPGDADGS; encoded by the coding sequence ATGAGCGAACACGCCAACACCATCCTCGGCGGTCCGCCGAGTGCGGGCGGCGCAGACGGTTCCGACGACGGGACCGACGAGTCGCCGCCAGCGGACGATCGGTCACCGGCAGTAGCGACCGAACCGCCCGGCGACCTCGAGACCGCGGTCCACCGCAGCCGGCTCTACTCGCTGTGCTCGCTGGGCTTCGACCGTCCCGGTGACGACTTCGCGGCCGCCCGCGAGGCGGGCGCCTACGACGAGGATCTCTGCGAGTCCGCCGCTGCGATCGGCGAGGACGTTGCGGCCGCCGCCGCGGCCGTCGCCGACGCGCTCGAGGACGCCGACCACCGGACCCTCCACGATCAGTGGGCTTCCCTGTTCGGCGTCGAGGAGGGCGTGACGGTCTCGCCGTACGAACTCACCTACCTGCCCGGCCCGCTGATGACCAACGTGCGCCGGCTGGCCGACATCAGCGGCTTCTACGAGGCCTTCGACCTCGACATCGCCGAGGGGAAGACCGACCGGGGCGATCACGTCTGCTTCCTCGCGGAGTTTCTGAGCCACCTCAGCCACCGGGAAGCGGCGCTCCGGCTCGAGGGCGACGACGAGGGCGTCGCGGTCGTCGTCGACGCGCGCCGGTCGTTCCTCGAGGACCACCTCGGGCGCTGGTACTGGCGGTTCGCCGACGAGGTCGGCGCTCACGACGACGGCGAACCGGCCGTCTACGCCGCGCTCGCGGAACTGCTCGCAGCGCTGGTCGAACGCGAGGTCGAGCGACTGGATCTCGAGCCCGACTGGGTGCCCGACGATCCGCAGGTGACGGAGTGGAACGAGGACGTCTTCGGCGACACCGGGCGGGGCTGTGGCGGCTGCGGCGTCGACGCCGGTGGTCCGGGTCCGAGCCCGAGTCCGAGCGACGTCGAATCCGATCGCGTTCTCGGAAAAGGTTCCAACCCCGATCTCGATCCCGGTCCTGTCTCCGACGTCGGAAAACCGGGTGACGCCGACGGGAGCTAA
- a CDS encoding NusA-like transcription termination signal-binding factor, translated as MGVTLDDEARQYLAAFEDVTGVDGKDCIRQAVDDVGDATANTDAADDRLIVVVSSDQLGEAIGPDGRTVKRFEDQVDASVRLVEDADDPEAFVANALAPAAVYNVTISENGDTVAYVEVATEDRGVAIGSNGRTIEAARRLAKRHFDIEDIQLL; from the coding sequence ATGGGCGTTACCCTCGACGACGAAGCCCGTCAGTATCTCGCGGCCTTCGAGGACGTGACGGGCGTTGACGGCAAAGACTGCATTCGGCAGGCCGTAGACGACGTCGGCGACGCCACCGCCAACACCGACGCCGCAGACGACCGGCTGATCGTCGTCGTCTCGAGCGACCAGTTGGGCGAGGCGATCGGCCCCGACGGCCGCACGGTCAAGCGGTTCGAGGACCAGGTCGACGCGTCGGTCCGACTGGTCGAAGACGCCGACGATCCGGAGGCGTTCGTCGCAAACGCGCTCGCGCCCGCGGCCGTGTACAACGTAACGATCAGCGAGAACGGCGACACCGTCGCCTACGTCGAGGTCGCGACCGAGGACCGCGGCGTCGCGATCGGATCGAACGGCCGCACGATCGAGGCGGCGCGGCGGCTCGCGAAGCGACACTTCGACATCGAAGACATCCAGTTGCTGTAG
- a CDS encoding molybdopterin-dependent oxidoreductase, whose product MSERESTGGGAGDRPSISRRDLLGGAGAAGIAGFAGCSRLFDDGGSATQEPSETGAEFPNPLTEYPNREWEDHYRDVWDVDDTYYLACRPNDTHNCYLEANVKNGVVTRLGPSMNYGDAEDLYGNQASDRWDPRVCQKGLSMVERFYGERRVTSPMIRQGFKDWVDEGFPRDDDGSMPAEYAQRGEDSWYEASWDEAYEYAAAAFVEIADHYSGEAGQEMLLEQGYDERVVEEMQGVGTRTMKFRGGMPMLSTLGLFGEYRFANSLALLDHHVRDVPEDEALGGVGGDNYSFHTDLPPGHPMVTGQQTVDFDLANVEYADHIVMAGMNWICTKMADSHWLTEAKMRGAKITGIYTDYNATASKCDELVIIRPATDTALFLGVSQQIIANGDYDEEFVRSNTDLPLLVRMDTGEHLRASDVFPDYDPADLEKTRVAPAEEHPAPTTVDTDQQWITPEQREEWDDFVVYDREAGGVTPIDREQVGDEFDVDAALEGSWELELANGETVEVRPVFDLISEYLGETWDAESTAEVTGTDPEAVRNLAAEFADNKEETLILTGMGPNQYFNGDLKDRAAFLLASLTSNIGTHSGNIGSYAGNYRAAMLNGIPHYHLEDPFDPELDPEADSTVDGRITMESMHFYSNLDKPLKIDGEYHMGDSHMNTPSKSFWVAGSNSILGNAKGSYKIIEDMLREGQIEAFFCNEWWWTMTCEYSDIVFPVDSWAEQKIHDVTASVTNPFLMVFPESDLERIYDTRHDCQVYKGVAEKLAEEFDEPRFEDMWAFIDEDEYRAKPYLQRILDNSNMTKGYDVEDLLERARRGEPALMMGTTYPSKVGTRQVEDDEPWYTRTGRLEFFREEETWSEVGENLPVHREAIDGTVYKPNVIVDDSDHPLIDPETPADLGWDDDMVDDPDARQVRNEVLSTDELLESNHPLQDVDPGFKYSYMTPKYRHGAHTFCNALPNIAVWWGPFGDRDREDERKPYFGEGFVEMNPEDAREEGFEDGDYVWVDADPSDRPYPSADGDPEEYTRALMRVRYQPAMPRSVTRTWFNLNQTSHATAEATPDREGLAKNEETDYVSLYRRGGHQSMTRSWLRPTLLTDEMNRKGLMGQTIGTGFAPDVHCANGAPRESFVKFEKEGDAGEDGEGLWRPAEMGLRPGYETDAMERYLNGDFTSTSTE is encoded by the coding sequence ATGTCTGAACGTGAATCGACCGGCGGCGGAGCGGGTGACCGACCGTCGATCTCACGCCGGGACCTCCTCGGCGGTGCCGGAGCAGCCGGTATCGCCGGTTTCGCAGGTTGCTCCCGGCTGTTCGACGACGGCGGCAGCGCGACCCAGGAGCCGTCCGAGACCGGCGCGGAGTTCCCGAACCCGCTGACGGAGTACCCCAACCGCGAGTGGGAGGACCACTACCGCGACGTCTGGGACGTCGACGACACGTACTACCTGGCGTGTCGCCCCAACGACACCCACAACTGCTACCTCGAGGCGAACGTCAAGAACGGCGTCGTCACGAGGCTCGGGCCGTCGATGAACTACGGCGACGCCGAGGACCTGTACGGCAACCAGGCCTCGGATCGCTGGGACCCCCGGGTCTGCCAGAAGGGCCTGTCGATGGTCGAGCGGTTCTACGGCGAGCGCCGCGTCACGTCGCCGATGATCCGGCAGGGGTTCAAAGACTGGGTCGACGAGGGCTTCCCGCGCGACGACGACGGCTCCATGCCCGCGGAGTACGCCCAGCGCGGCGAGGATAGCTGGTACGAGGCCTCCTGGGACGAAGCCTACGAGTACGCCGCGGCGGCGTTCGTCGAGATCGCCGACCACTACAGCGGCGAAGCGGGCCAGGAGATGCTGCTCGAGCAGGGCTACGACGAGCGGGTCGTCGAGGAGATGCAGGGGGTCGGCACGCGCACGATGAAGTTCCGCGGCGGGATGCCGATGCTGAGCACGCTCGGCCTGTTCGGCGAGTACCGCTTCGCCAACTCGCTGGCGCTGTTGGACCACCACGTCCGGGACGTCCCGGAGGACGAGGCGCTGGGCGGCGTCGGCGGCGACAACTACTCGTTCCACACCGACCTGCCGCCGGGCCATCCGATGGTGACCGGCCAGCAGACCGTCGACTTCGACCTGGCGAACGTCGAGTACGCCGACCACATCGTGATGGCCGGGATGAACTGGATCTGCACCAAGATGGCCGACTCCCACTGGCTGACCGAGGCCAAGATGCGCGGGGCCAAGATCACGGGCATCTACACCGACTACAACGCCACGGCCTCGAAGTGCGACGAGCTGGTCATCATCCGGCCGGCGACCGACACGGCGCTGTTCCTCGGCGTCTCCCAGCAGATCATCGCAAACGGCGACTACGACGAGGAGTTCGTCCGGTCGAACACGGACCTCCCCCTGCTGGTCCGCATGGACACCGGCGAACACCTCCGGGCCAGCGACGTCTTCCCGGACTACGACCCTGCAGACCTCGAGAAGACGCGGGTCGCGCCGGCCGAGGAACACCCCGCGCCGACGACCGTCGACACCGACCAGCAGTGGATCACGCCCGAGCAGCGCGAGGAGTGGGACGACTTCGTCGTCTACGACCGCGAGGCCGGCGGCGTCACGCCGATCGACCGCGAGCAGGTCGGCGACGAGTTCGACGTCGACGCCGCCCTCGAGGGCAGTTGGGAGCTCGAGCTGGCGAACGGCGAGACGGTCGAGGTGCGACCGGTCTTCGACCTGATCTCCGAGTACCTGGGCGAGACCTGGGACGCCGAGTCGACGGCCGAGGTCACCGGCACCGACCCCGAAGCGGTCCGGAACCTCGCCGCGGAGTTCGCCGACAACAAGGAGGAGACGCTCATCCTCACCGGGATGGGGCCCAACCAGTACTTCAACGGCGATCTGAAGGACCGCGCCGCCTTCCTGCTGGCGTCGCTGACCAGCAATATCGGGACCCACAGCGGCAACATCGGCAGCTACGCGGGGAACTACCGCGCGGCCATGCTCAACGGGATTCCCCACTACCACCTCGAGGATCCGTTCGACCCCGAGCTCGACCCCGAGGCCGACTCCACCGTCGACGGCCGCATCACGATGGAGTCGATGCACTTCTACTCGAACCTCGACAAGCCGCTGAAGATCGACGGGGAGTACCACATGGGCGACTCCCACATGAACACGCCCTCGAAGTCGTTCTGGGTCGCCGGCTCGAACTCCATCCTCGGCAACGCGAAGGGGTCCTACAAGATCATCGAGGACATGCTCCGCGAGGGGCAGATCGAGGCGTTCTTCTGCAACGAGTGGTGGTGGACGATGACCTGCGAGTATTCGGACATCGTCTTCCCCGTCGACTCGTGGGCAGAGCAGAAGATCCACGACGTCACCGCCTCGGTCACGAACCCGTTCCTGATGGTGTTCCCCGAGTCGGACCTCGAGCGCATCTACGACACCCGCCACGACTGTCAGGTCTACAAGGGCGTCGCCGAGAAACTCGCCGAGGAGTTCGACGAACCCCGCTTCGAGGACATGTGGGCGTTCATCGACGAGGACGAGTACCGGGCCAAGCCGTACCTCCAGCGCATCCTCGACAACTCCAACATGACGAAGGGGTACGACGTCGAGGACCTGCTCGAGCGCGCGAGACGCGGCGAGCCGGCCCTGATGATGGGGACGACCTACCCCTCGAAGGTCGGTACCCGTCAGGTGGAGGACGACGAACCCTGGTACACTCGAACCGGTCGCCTCGAGTTCTTCCGCGAGGAGGAGACCTGGTCCGAGGTCGGCGAGAACCTCCCGGTCCACCGCGAGGCGATCGACGGCACGGTCTACAAGCCGAACGTCATCGTCGACGACAGCGACCACCCGCTGATCGACCCCGAGACGCCCGCGGACCTCGGATGGGACGACGACATGGTCGACGACCCCGACGCCAGGCAGGTCCGCAACGAGGTGCTGAGCACCGACGAACTGCTCGAGTCGAACCACCCCTTACAGGACGTCGATCCGGGATTCAAGTACTCCTACATGACGCCGAAGTACCGCCACGGGGCCCACACGTTCTGTAACGCCCTGCCGAACATCGCGGTCTGGTGGGGCCCCTTCGGCGACCGGGACCGCGAGGACGAGCGCAAGCCCTACTTCGGCGAGGGGTTCGTCGAGATGAATCCCGAAGACGCCCGCGAGGAGGGCTTCGAGGACGGCGACTACGTCTGGGTCGACGCCGATCCGAGCGACCGTCCCTACCCCAGCGCGGACGGCGACCCAGAGGAGTACACGCGTGCGTTGATGCGCGTGCGCTACCAGCCGGCGATGCCCCGCAGCGTGACTCGAACCTGGTTCAACCTCAACCAGACCAGCCACGCCACCGCAGAAGCGACGCCGGACCGGGAGGGACTGGCGAAAAACGAGGAGACCGACTACGTCTCCCTCTATCGGCGCGGCGGCCACCAGAGCATGACCCGCTCGTGGCTCCGGCCGACCCTCCTGACCGACGAGATGAACCGCAAGGGCCTGATGGGCCAGACGATCGGGACGGGCTTCGCCCCGGACGTCCACTGCGCCAACGGCGCGCCCCGCGAGTCCTTCGTCAAGTTCGAGAAGGAAGGCGACGCCGGCGAGGACGGCGAGGGCCTGTGGCGCCCCGCCGAGATGGGGCTTCGACCCGGCTACGAGACCGACGCGATGGAGCGGTACCTGAACGGCGACTTCACGAGCACGTCAACGGAGTGA
- a CDS encoding P-loop NTPase, with translation MAANTDAVDPFRAIELPDGSDPVSKGIVRRIRSADGTITVEVAIDGLGEDLAERIVEQIRGAALALPDADHVRIRPVRDADKDIDLPSVDHVLAVASAKGGVGKTTVAVALARTLSVRGHDVGLFDADIYGPNVPHLLSDVEGPVLTNDHGQPVPLETDDGLQVLSPGVVGGEAPTARRGAIAYGAVENLLGQGAWDDRDVLIIDMPAGTDDVAGAALEHVPVDGAVFVTTPFDASVDDTHRTVDLFEEHGVAPVAAVVNMNGFDCECCGARNRLFEDPVDLEVPAVHELPFDRDFQSDPGGEDAPAEITALADGVESFVDDVLEAVPEGTLDLRGLPPASQVRQLSDELAAVEDGATVSAVVEDPTQVRDAVRADAAPLLAATERKGLNTTGGLLELTRA, from the coding sequence ATGGCAGCGAATACCGACGCCGTCGACCCGTTTCGGGCGATCGAGCTGCCCGACGGGAGCGATCCCGTCTCGAAGGGGATCGTTCGCCGGATTCGGTCCGCCGACGGCACGATCACGGTCGAGGTCGCGATCGACGGGCTCGGCGAGGACCTCGCGGAGCGCATCGTCGAACAGATCCGCGGCGCGGCGCTGGCGCTGCCCGACGCCGATCACGTCCGGATCCGGCCGGTCCGGGACGCCGACAAAGACATCGACCTGCCGTCGGTCGATCACGTCCTCGCGGTCGCGAGCGCGAAGGGTGGCGTGGGGAAGACGACCGTCGCGGTCGCGCTCGCCCGGACGCTCTCGGTCCGGGGCCACGACGTCGGGCTGTTCGACGCCGACATTTACGGCCCGAACGTTCCCCACTTGCTCTCGGACGTCGAGGGGCCGGTGCTGACGAACGACCACGGGCAGCCGGTGCCCCTCGAGACCGACGACGGACTACAGGTGCTCAGTCCGGGCGTGGTCGGCGGCGAGGCCCCGACCGCCCGGCGGGGTGCGATCGCCTACGGCGCGGTCGAGAACCTGCTCGGACAGGGCGCCTGGGACGATCGAGACGTCCTCATCATCGACATGCCCGCGGGCACGGACGACGTCGCGGGCGCGGCGCTGGAACACGTGCCGGTCGACGGCGCCGTCTTCGTGACGACGCCGTTCGACGCGAGCGTCGACGACACCCACAGGACCGTCGACCTGTTCGAGGAGCACGGCGTCGCGCCGGTCGCCGCCGTCGTGAACATGAACGGCTTCGACTGCGAGTGCTGCGGGGCGCGCAACCGGCTGTTCGAGGATCCCGTCGACCTCGAGGTCCCGGCGGTTCACGAACTCCCGTTCGATCGGGACTTCCAGTCCGATCCGGGCGGCGAGGACGCGCCTGCAGAGATCACGGCACTGGCCGACGGCGTCGAGAGCTTCGTCGACGACGTCCTCGAGGCGGTCCCGGAGGGAACGCTCGATCTCCGGGGCCTGCCGCCGGCCAGCCAGGTGCGGCAGTTGAGCGACGAACTGGCGGCAGTCGAGGACGGTGCCACCGTCAGCGCGGTGGTCGAAGATCCGACGCAGGTTCGCGACGCCGTGCGAGCGGACGCAGCCCCGCTGCTCGCGGCAACCGAACGCAAGGGCCTGAACACTACCGGCGGGTTGCTCGAGCTAACCCGGGCCTGA